ACACCTTTGTTATCGCCGCCGTCAATGTCGTTTTCCCGTGATCTACATGCCCTATCGTCCCTATGTTTACATGCGGCTTGCTTCTGTCAAACTTTTCTTTTGCCATTTTCTGATCCTCCAAATTTTATTTGGTATTTATATGGTTTACTACGACTAAATTAATTAGCCGAGGATGGGAATTGAACCCACGACCACCTCCTTACCAAGGAGGTGCTCTACCACTGAGCCACCTCGGCATCGCAGGCATAAGCGGGAGACGGGAATCGAACCCGCGTGGCCAGCTTGGAAGGCTGGAGCACTGCCATTGTGCTACTCCCGCGGTATAAAAAAGAGTGGGGGCGGATGGATTTGAACCACCGAAGGACAAGTCCGCCAGATTTACAGTCTGGTGCATTAGACCGCTCTGCCACACCCCCATTTTTGATTTCTTAACTCTTAATGAAAGGAAAAAAGAACTTTTGTGAACGTAACTTATTGATTATACAACAAAAATATTTTGAATGTCAATTATTTGTGGAATATCATAACATATTGGAGATTTTAGTTTTTAAGAAGCTGTTGGAATAATAAAGCCGCGTTTGATAATTTAAGCCTTTGTGATGTCTTTTTGAATTATACCAACAAAAGCCAATTTTTAAGCCTTTCATTTGCGACTTCGCAATTTTCTATACAATCCTCGTTCTATATCACTATATATAAACTGCTTTTTCAAACCCTTTGAGCAACCTTACATGTGCCGTCTTGTAAAACTTGTTACACAAAAGATTTAATTTGTCTGTATTGATGAGAAATATAATATTTAAAAACTTAGAAGCTTGAAGATAGATTAAAAATCTATAAAAGATATTTAACGGCAGCAAAACCCAATATGAGAAAAATCAGAAAAACTACGGACAGCACATTAAAATATTTTTCTATAGTATATTGTATTTTCTCTCCAAAAATTCTCAGCGCAGCAGCAACAATAAAAAAACGAGATCCTCTTCCAAGTACAGACGCGGTAAACAATATCATAAGAGAAATTTTGCTAAACCCTGCCATTATAGTCATAACTTTATATGGTATCGGAGTAAACGCACCGGCAAAAATGGTCAAAAAAGCATTATCCGCATACATCTTATTTAAAGATGTAACCGCTTCATTCAAATCATAAAAATTTATTATAGCAGCGCCTATGCTCTCATAAAAAAGAACACCTATCAGGTATCCAAAAAATGCTCCGCAGACAGAACCTAATGTGCATATCAGTGCCTTTTTCCACCAATATTTAGGATCTGCGGCAACCAAAGGAATCAGAAGCACATCCGGCGGAACTGGAAAGAACGAGCTTTCCATAAACGCTATGCCGAACAAAGCATAGTTTGAGCTTTTCTTTTTTGACCAGCCTAGAGTCCAATCATACATTGCGCGCAGCAAATGAAAAAGATAATCAACTATTTTCTTCATATAGTCAGCTATTCTAATATATGCTGCCGCTTATTGTCAAATTATGTATAATATCAAAACAATTTAATATAGGATAGAGTATGCCACATTTTTACGTAAAACCAGAAAATATTAAAAATGACATTTTTATCATAGAGGATGAGCAGTCGCATTATATTTCCAATGTCAGACGATTTCGGATGGATGACGAAATAATGATTTTTGACGGCGTGGGAAACTCTTATAAAGCGAAAATAACCAAAATTTCAAAAGGATATATTGAAGGCCGCATAATATCTTCTTCTTATGAAATTCCGAAATTTAAAGTAAATCTTTACACGGCAATACCGAAAGGAGATAGATTCGAATGGCTTATAGAAAAAGCTGGAGAGCTTGGAATATCGGAAATAATTCCGCTAAACACTAAGAGAAGCGTAAATAAATCTTTTTATCCGAATAAACTTGAACGCTATAAAAAAATATCAATCGCGGCAAGTTCGCAATGCGGCAGAAAAGATATAATGAAAATAAACGGTCCGGTTGGCTTCGAAAATGCATGTCTGAAAACCGCTGAAAACAAAGATTATATCAATATTCTTCCATGGGAAAGTGAAAACTCGAACATTTTATCAAAAATATCTAAGCAGCAAAACAATCGTAAAGGTTCCAATATTTTCATAGGGCCTGAAGGAGGGTTTGAAGACAAAGAAGTCGAATTTGCTCAAAAACTGGGAATTAAAACAATAACTTTAGGCAGAAATATATTAAGAGTGGAAACGGCCGCAATTACGGCAAGCATTCTTATTTTTAATTATTTCGGAGTTTACGAAGCAAAATGAAAACATATTTTATACGTTCATTTGGTTGTAAAGTCAATCAGTATGAAACACAATTGATTTCTGACAAATTCAAAGAAAACAATATGTTGCAGGTACTAAAACCGGAAGAAGCGGACATTATAGTATTCAATTCATGTACGGTAACAGCCGAAGCCGATAAAGAGTGTGAGTATTTTTTAAGAAGAATGGTAAAACTTCCAGACAAAAAAATTCTTCTCACCGGCTGTTTTGCCATAAATAAAACGGCTCATTTAAAAGAAAAATATCCGCAGGTACAGATAATAACAAAAAAAGACGAACTGTTTTCTAACCCGCAAAAACAAATAATCAAAAGTTTTGACGGACGTTCTAGAGCATTTGTAAAAATACAAGACGGCTGTAATAGTTTTTGCAGTTACTGTATCGTCCCGTACATACGAGGTAAATTATGGAGTAAACCTTTAGCGGCGGTTTTGGAAGAAATTGAAAATCTGATTGACAATGCTTATCATGAAATAGTGTTGACCGGAATTCATATCGGAAAATATGACGGAGGAGTATCAAATCTCATAAATGAAATCATTAAAATTCCCGCAGAATTCAGAATACGCATATCTTCTATGGAACTGAATGAGATAGACGATTTGCTTATAGAACTTATGAAAAAAAATCCGAATAAAATCTGCCGACATCTTCACATACCTTTACAGTCAGGCAGTGATGAAATTTTAAAAAAAATGAACAGGAGTTATTGTTTGGAAGAATTTGAAAAGAAGATTTCCAAAATAATGTTATCCCTTCCCGATATTGCTTTAACAAGCGACATAATTACAGGTTTTCCGGGAGAAACACAGGAGCATCATCTGCAAACATGTACTTTTATAGAAAGAAAT
This DNA window, taken from Candidatus Endomicrobium procryptotermitis, encodes the following:
- a CDS encoding 16S rRNA (uracil(1498)-N(3))-methyltransferase, translating into MPHFYVKPENIKNDIFIIEDEQSHYISNVRRFRMDDEIMIFDGVGNSYKAKITKISKGYIEGRIISSSYEIPKFKVNLYTAIPKGDRFEWLIEKAGELGISEIIPLNTKRSVNKSFYPNKLERYKKISIAASSQCGRKDIMKINGPVGFENACLKTAENKDYINILPWESENSNILSKISKQQNNRKGSNIFIGPEGGFEDKEVEFAQKLGIKTITLGRNILRVETAAITASILIFNYFGVYEAK
- a CDS encoding DedA family protein, translated to MKKIVDYLFHLLRAMYDWTLGWSKKKSSNYALFGIAFMESSFFPVPPDVLLIPLVAADPKYWWKKALICTLGSVCGAFFGYLIGVLFYESIGAAIINFYDLNEAVTSLNKMYADNAFLTIFAGAFTPIPYKVMTIMAGFSKISLMILFTASVLGRGSRFFIVAAALRIFGEKIQYTIEKYFNVLSVVFLIFLILGFAAVKYLL
- a CDS encoding MiaB/RimO family radical SAM methylthiotransferase, which produces MKTYFIRSFGCKVNQYETQLISDKFKENNMLQVLKPEEADIIVFNSCTVTAEADKECEYFLRRMVKLPDKKILLTGCFAINKTAHLKEKYPQVQIITKKDELFSNPQKQIIKSFDGRSRAFVKIQDGCNSFCSYCIVPYIRGKLWSKPLAAVLEEIENLIDNAYHEIVLTGIHIGKYDGGVSNLINEIIKIPAEFRIRISSMELNEIDDLLIELMKKNPNKICRHLHIPLQSGSDEILKKMNRSYCLEEFEKKISKIMLSLPDIALTSDIITGFPGETQEHHLQTCTFIERNYFARLHIFRYSDREGTKASKFGNKVFPEEIKKRSDDLFEIDRQKRLEFLNKNLGKTRKAVSIGKNKALTDNYISVKIDKKKDGIFEVIISQNDEI